From Oncorhynchus mykiss isolate Arlee chromosome 25, USDA_OmykA_1.1, whole genome shotgun sequence, a single genomic window includes:
- the LOC110505426 gene encoding gap junction beta-3 protein, producing the protein MDWKTFQALLSGVNKYSTAFGRIWLSVVFVFRVMVYVVAAERVWSDDQKDFDCNTKQPGCANVCYDHYFPISHIRLWALQLIFVTCPSFMVMMHVAYRDERERKNAMHGNKDKLYENTGKRHGGLWWTYLLSLFVKTGIEISFLYILHKIYDSFYLPRLVKCEVSPCPNQVDCYIGHPTEKKVFTYFMVGASGLCIVLNVCEIIYLVSKRIAHIAQNTRRKQNTMALNERYSKENSCSNCTLPMSQLEKQPLRFQSPGHLQAPLPTHIRASAPNLSSAA; encoded by the coding sequence ATGGATTGGAAGACCTTCCAAGCCCTCCTGAGTGGGGTGAATAAGTACTCCACGGCATTTGGTCGTATCTGGCTCTCTGTGGTGTTTGTGTTCAGGGTAATGGTGTACGTGGTGGCGGCAGAGCGTGTGTGGAGCGATGATCAGAAGGACTTTGACTGCAACACCAAGCAGCCCGGCTGTGCTAACGTCTGTTACGACCACTACTTCCCCATCTCCCACATCCGCCTGTGGGCCCTGCAGCTCATCTTCGTCACCTGCCCTTCCTTCATGGTGATGATGCATGTGGCGTATCGCGATGAACGCGAACGTAAGAATGCCATGCACGGCAACAAGGACAAGCTGTACGAGAACACAGGGAAGAGGCACGGCGGCCTCTGGTGGACCTACCTGCTTAGTCTCTTCGTCAAGACGGGCATCGAGATCTCCTTCCTCTACATCCTCCACAAAATCTACGACAGCTTCTACCTGCCCCGGCTGGTCAAGTGTGAGGTCAGCCCCTGCCCCAATCAGGTGGACTGCTACATCGGCCACCCCACAGAGAAGAAAGTTTTCACCTACTTCATGGTGGGCGCCTCGGGCCTCTGCATTGTGCTCAACGTCTGTGAGATCATATACCTTGTCTCCAAGCGGATCGCTCACATAGCACAAAATACGAGGAGAAAACAGAACACCATGGCCTTGAATGAACGGTACAGCAAGGAGAATTCCTGCAGCAACTGCACTCTGCCCATGTCTCAGCTGGAGAAACAACCCTTAAGGTTCCAGTCCCCAGGCCACCTTCAAGCCCCTTTACCGACTCACATTCGGGCGTCTGCCCCTAACCTGTCCTCTGCAGCATAG